The following are encoded in a window of Negativicutes bacterium genomic DNA:
- a CDS encoding MFS transporter — translation MKLTKEERSWVLYDCGNSAYSMAVTTALLPIVFGMFRNVQSSMDLGYFDSIASIFIAILSPILGTIADYKDKKKRFFIFFAFLGILSTAALAFVSPASGQWQLLILFFILSAIGFAGSNIFYDSFLVDITPDDRMDKVSTSGFAFGYISSVIPFGISLVLVFLLGMDKAIGYQIGFIVTALWWGLLTVPMIKDVRQKHYIESEPNPIGNSFKRLAKTFHNIKQHKTVFVFLIAYFLYIDGVDTIIKMVVPYATTVLGTNALDTFTLLGILLVIQIIAFPCAILYGNLAQKYSARSMIIVGIFTYIVSCIAAFFISSVWHIFILGALIGSAQGGIQALSRSYYAKIIPKEQSNEFFGFYNIFGKFAAIVGPAIMALTTTLTGNAKLSILAIIPLFIAGFFVFITLPKDAVKSAEAEVV, via the coding sequence ATGAAACTGACGAAAGAGGAAAGATCCTGGGTGTTGTATGACTGCGGTAATTCGGCTTATTCTATGGCAGTGACGACAGCGCTGCTGCCCATTGTTTTCGGCATGTTCCGCAATGTGCAGAGCAGTATGGATCTGGGTTATTTTGATTCCATTGCCAGTATTTTTATCGCCATTCTCAGCCCGATTTTAGGCACGATTGCCGACTATAAGGATAAGAAAAAGCGCTTTTTCATTTTCTTTGCTTTTCTCGGTATCCTTTCGACAGCAGCTTTGGCTTTTGTTTCTCCGGCCAGCGGGCAATGGCAATTGTTGATCCTCTTTTTTATTTTGTCGGCCATCGGCTTTGCCGGCTCGAATATTTTCTATGATTCCTTTTTAGTTGATATCACGCCGGATGACAGAATGGATAAGGTGTCTACCAGCGGTTTTGCCTTCGGTTATATTTCCAGTGTGATTCCTTTTGGGATCAGTCTGGTTTTAGTTTTTCTTTTGGGTATGGACAAGGCAATCGGTTATCAGATTGGCTTTATCGTCACCGCGCTCTGGTGGGGACTTTTAACCGTGCCGATGATCAAAGATGTGCGGCAGAAGCATTACATCGAATCGGAACCCAACCCCATCGGCAACAGCTTTAAGCGACTGGCAAAAACATTCCACAACATTAAACAGCATAAAACTGTTTTCGTTTTTCTCATTGCTTATTTCCTCTATATTGACGGCGTGGATACGATCATCAAGATGGTGGTGCCTTATGCCACAACGGTCTTAGGTACCAATGCGCTGGATACCTTCACCCTGCTGGGGATTTTATTGGTGATTCAGATCATTGCTTTTCCCTGCGCGATTCTCTATGGCAATCTGGCGCAGAAGTATTCTGCCAGAAGCATGATCATTGTTGGCATTTTCACCTACATCGTCTCCTGTATCGCCGCTTTCTTTATCAGTTCTGTCTGGCATATTTTTATTTTAGGCGCTTTAATCGGCTCTGCGCAAGGCGGTATTCAAGCCTTGAGTCGGTCGTATTATGCCAAGATCATCCCCAAGGAACAATCCAACGAATTCTTTGGTTTCTATAATATCTTTGGCAAATTCGCTGCGATTGTAGGACCAGCGATTATGGCATTGACAACGACCCTGACCGGTAATGCCAAATTGAGTATTCTGGCAATTATTCCGCTGTTCATCGCAGGCTTTTTCGTCTTCATCACTTTACCAAAGGATGCGGTGAAAAGCGCGGAAGCGGAAGTGGTCTAG
- a CDS encoding RluA family pseudouridine synthase: MLLEHTAAREGKLITFLRSEMGLSATLTKRLKLRNVCRVNGEQVRLYHRVAVGDRISIEIEEQAPNYAAEEGDLTILYEDEALLALDKPSGIIMHPTANRESGMLANRILYYYQQTNQKCAIHLINRLDRDTFGVVLIAKNAHIHAKMSEQLSSGRIVKTYHAAVFGHPARDQDVICQPIARLSETSLLRCVRTDGQYAKTFYRVLQKTAACSLLQLQPETGRTHQLRVHCASAGFPLLGDSQYGSEASEEFSRAYGYQSQQLCAVSLSFAHPLTGAGITVRSKQKIELPDANLA; this comes from the coding sequence TTGCTGCTGGAACATACCGCAGCGCGGGAGGGGAAGCTGATTACTTTCCTGCGCAGTGAGATGGGGCTTTCGGCGACCTTGACAAAACGGCTGAAACTGCGCAATGTCTGCCGCGTCAATGGCGAGCAAGTCAGGTTATATCATCGTGTTGCCGTCGGCGATCGGATCAGTATCGAGATCGAAGAGCAGGCACCCAACTATGCCGCCGAAGAGGGGGATTTGACCATTCTCTATGAAGATGAAGCCCTGCTTGCCCTGGATAAGCCAAGCGGCATCATCATGCATCCGACCGCCAATCGGGAATCCGGCATGCTGGCCAACCGCATCTTATATTATTATCAACAGACCAATCAGAAGTGTGCGATTCATCTGATCAATCGGCTCGACCGTGATACCTTTGGCGTGGTGCTGATCGCTAAAAATGCGCATATCCATGCTAAAATGAGTGAGCAGCTCAGCAGCGGCCGTATCGTGAAAACCTATCATGCGGCTGTCTTTGGTCATCCTGCCCGGGATCAGGACGTAATCTGTCAGCCGATCGCCCGTCTTTCGGAGACCAGCCTGCTGCGCTGTGTCCGCACGGACGGACAGTATGCCAAGACCTTTTACCGGGTATTGCAGAAAACTGCGGCGTGCAGTCTGCTGCAGCTGCAACCGGAAACCGGGCGCACCCACCAATTGCGCGTGCATTGCGCCTCTGCCGGATTTCCCTTGTTGGGAGATTCACAGTATGGTTCCGAGGCTTCAGAGGAATTTTCCCGAGCGTATGGTTATCAGAGCCAGCAGCTTTGCGCAGTGAGTTTGAGTTTTGCGCATCCCCTGACGGGGGCCGGCATTACAGTACGCTCAAAACAGAAGATCGAACTGCCGGATGCAAACCTTGCTTGA
- a CDS encoding PAS domain S-box protein: MNANISRHQLTIKQTTIVIFITIMGISTIGIGYFVFSNWRSSSDEMMNQMAANLNSKIESQIEEFIRTPLQINEVQHLLFENEIVDLNNAVEREKYFAGVLKAYEQAVYSLSYGTQTGEYYGARRNAAGAIEIMRNNAATGGHTWYYSLNEDMSTGDIILQTATAFDPRTRDWYRAADTAKSGTFSPIYQHFVMNDLTVSAAYPIYQPTGELAGVLGAHVILSGIETFLRETVSQSQGLAVIVEKDSEYLVSNSLNLANFSFAEDGVLERVKIDQLGNRALASAYRQYLSTGTANYRYIDNEFDLFFSAVEVQNQGINWVVLSAIPQSYLETGWRDNVRLALGAFFLAVIAVILLYLFYLQKAFQPLTALVKATKDYGEGNFSPRVPVRQADEIGNLAQAFNIMADKTESIMNHLEDLVEERTSKLENARRTLAELNQKLIAETEIKEKSERLLNLFFTQSLTGSFFMMLDQPVEWNDSIDKEETLAYIFDHQRDTKVNPALLQQYGLSAAELMSRTPRDSFADQLKQGFSFWRQMLDAGYLHAITEEKRADGSRMIIEGDYIVMYDETGKVIGHFGNQQDITDRVQLQQQLQESEQKYRLLYSSMSQGLALHEIITDANGKPVDYVFLDLNDSYTSLLGVTRENAIGKRITEVMPQVELYWIEMLGKVALSGEAMYYENYLETTKRYYATYSYAIRPRQFAVLVSDITDRKKAEQALLQSHRLLDYIINHSNGGVSVFDRELNYLFVSERYLEEYGISGQNIIGKNHYEVFPDLPQKWRDVHQMALQGIVSKADDDSYIHQDGSVDWTRWECRPWYDENQQIGGIIVYTEVINQRKQLELQLLQERETLSATLHSIGDGVIATDAEGRITSLNGVAERLTGWQEEEAQGKPFAEVFQIVSDPNNLPCENPIEKVFLSGEVVELANHTILLARDGSRYFIEDSASPIHQDNGEIIGAVLVFRDVTEKKQKQREIEYLGNHDYLTGLYNRRYFVEAFDTFVRTAQYPLGVMMLDVNGLKIINDAYGHTAGDLALTAVTKILSETFQACDVIARIGGDEFAILLPHTSLQTMDVYKDAIRRSMAENLIMNVPLSVAIGYESKEGRLQSLDEMLKSAENHMYRQKFTEGISVRNHAIQAILQTLTDKYQLEKNHSERVRYYARQIGEAMNLPADQLKELEMAGMYHDIGKMSIPDAILQKPGKLSAEEYDLIKNHTQVGYQILRAADEYSDLAIHALQHHEHWDGKGYPSGLKGNQILLISRIISVADAFEAMTAERPYKKSMTLEEAKTELLRVAGTQFDPDIVKIFIDQVLQRQPAG, from the coding sequence ATGAACGCGAACATTTCCAGACATCAATTGACCATCAAACAAACGACTATTGTTATTTTCATCACAATTATGGGGATTTCAACAATCGGTATCGGCTATTTTGTTTTTTCCAACTGGCGTTCCTCCTCCGATGAGATGATGAATCAAATGGCAGCGAATTTGAATTCGAAAATAGAAAGTCAAATTGAAGAATTTATCCGTACCCCGCTGCAAATCAACGAGGTACAGCATCTTCTGTTCGAGAATGAGATTGTCGATTTAAACAACGCGGTCGAACGTGAAAAGTACTTCGCGGGTGTCTTAAAAGCTTACGAACAGGCAGTCTACAGTTTAAGCTACGGGACACAAACCGGCGAATATTATGGCGCCAGACGAAATGCCGCCGGTGCAATCGAAATTATGAGAAACAATGCCGCTACCGGAGGTCATACCTGGTATTACAGCCTGAACGAGGACATGAGTACAGGTGACATTATCTTGCAGACTGCCACCGCTTTTGATCCGCGAACGCGGGATTGGTACAGGGCAGCCGACACAGCAAAGAGCGGTACGTTTTCACCCATTTATCAGCACTTCGTCATGAATGATCTGACGGTATCCGCGGCTTATCCCATCTATCAGCCAACCGGTGAATTAGCAGGCGTTCTGGGAGCCCATGTCATCCTCTCCGGCATTGAGACTTTTCTGCGGGAGACAGTCAGCCAAAGCCAGGGCTTGGCCGTGATCGTCGAAAAGGATTCTGAATATCTGGTTTCCAATTCCCTCAATCTCGCCAATTTTTCCTTTGCGGAAGATGGAGTTTTGGAAAGGGTGAAGATTGATCAGCTGGGCAACCGCGCTTTAGCCAGCGCTTATCGGCAGTATCTCTCGACAGGAACGGCAAATTATCGTTACATCGACAATGAGTTCGACCTTTTTTTCAGTGCCGTTGAAGTGCAAAATCAAGGGATCAATTGGGTCGTTCTTTCCGCAATTCCGCAGTCCTATCTGGAAACCGGCTGGCGAGACAATGTTCGTTTAGCTTTGGGTGCGTTCTTTCTGGCAGTCATCGCGGTGATCCTGCTCTATTTATTCTACCTGCAAAAAGCGTTTCAACCGTTGACAGCTTTGGTGAAAGCGACCAAAGACTATGGTGAAGGCAATTTTTCTCCGCGGGTGCCCGTCAGGCAAGCCGATGAAATTGGCAACCTAGCGCAGGCATTCAACATCATGGCCGATAAAACAGAATCGATTATGAATCACCTGGAAGATTTGGTGGAAGAAAGAACCAGTAAGCTGGAAAATGCCCGCCGAACCTTGGCGGAATTGAACCAAAAGCTGATTGCCGAAACGGAGATCAAAGAAAAGAGTGAAAGGCTGCTCAATCTGTTCTTCACACAGTCGCTGACCGGTTCCTTTTTTATGATGCTCGATCAGCCGGTGGAGTGGAATGATTCCATCGACAAAGAAGAAACGCTGGCTTACATTTTTGATCACCAACGTGATACAAAAGTCAATCCGGCCCTGCTGCAGCAGTATGGTCTGAGCGCGGCAGAGTTGATGTCAAGGACACCGCGTGATTCTTTTGCCGATCAATTGAAACAGGGCTTCTCATTTTGGCGGCAGATGCTGGATGCCGGTTATTTACATGCCATTACGGAGGAAAAGCGCGCCGACGGCAGCAGGATGATCATCGAAGGCGATTACATCGTCATGTATGACGAAACCGGAAAAGTCATCGGTCATTTCGGCAATCAACAGGATATCACGGATCGGGTTCAATTGCAGCAGCAACTGCAGGAGTCGGAGCAAAAATATCGGCTGCTCTATTCTTCCATGAGTCAGGGACTCGCATTGCATGAAATTATCACCGATGCCAACGGAAAACCTGTTGATTATGTTTTTTTGGATCTGAATGACAGCTACACAAGCTTATTGGGTGTTACGCGGGAAAACGCAATCGGCAAACGCATCACCGAAGTGATGCCGCAAGTGGAACTTTATTGGATTGAGATGCTAGGTAAAGTAGCCCTGAGCGGCGAAGCGATGTATTATGAAAATTATCTGGAGACGACAAAACGTTATTATGCCACCTATTCCTATGCCATCCGGCCAAGGCAGTTTGCGGTTTTGGTTTCTGATATCACCGACCGCAAAAAAGCGGAGCAGGCCTTGCTGCAGTCGCATCGCTTACTGGACTATATCATCAATCACAGCAATGGCGGTGTGTCTGTTTTCGACAGAGAACTGAATTATCTGTTTGTCAGTGAGAGATATCTGGAAGAGTATGGCATTTCCGGTCAAAATATTATCGGCAAGAACCATTATGAGGTGTTTCCGGATTTACCGCAAAAATGGCGGGATGTGCATCAAATGGCATTGCAAGGGATCGTTTCAAAAGCGGATGACGACTCTTATATACATCAGGACGGCAGCGTAGACTGGACACGCTGGGAATGCCGTCCCTGGTATGATGAGAATCAGCAAATCGGCGGCATTATCGTTTATACCGAAGTGATCAATCAACGCAAACAATTGGAATTGCAGCTGTTGCAGGAGAGGGAAACCTTAAGCGCTACCCTGCATTCAATCGGAGACGGCGTCATCGCTACCGACGCAGAGGGGCGTATTACTTCATTGAACGGAGTGGCAGAGCGGCTGACAGGCTGGCAAGAAGAGGAAGCACAAGGCAAACCCTTTGCGGAGGTGTTTCAGATTGTTTCCGATCCAAACAATTTACCCTGTGAAAATCCGATTGAAAAAGTTTTCCTCAGCGGTGAAGTAGTGGAATTAGCCAATCATACGATTTTGCTCGCCAGGGACGGCAGCCGTTACTTTATTGAAGACAGCGCTTCGCCCATTCATCAGGACAATGGCGAAATCATCGGTGCCGTCCTGGTTTTCCGCGATGTCACGGAAAAGAAGCAGAAGCAGCGTGAGATTGAATATCTGGGCAATCACGATTATTTGACGGGTTTGTATAACCGCAGATACTTTGTAGAGGCTTTCGATACTTTTGTGCGCACGGCGCAATATCCGCTGGGTGTGATGATGTTGGACGTCAACGGCTTGAAGATCATCAATGACGCCTACGGACACACGGCAGGCGATCTGGCGCTGACTGCTGTAACAAAAATTCTGAGTGAGACATTTCAGGCTTGTGATGTGATTGCGCGTATCGGCGGGGACGAATTCGCCATTCTGTTACCGCATACGTCCCTGCAGACAATGGATGTTTATAAGGATGCGATCAGGCGAAGTATGGCGGAGAACCTGATTATGAATGTTCCCCTCTCGGTTGCCATCGGTTATGAAAGCAAGGAAGGTCGCTTGCAAAGTCTGGATGAAATGCTGAAATCCGCGGAAAATCATATGTATCGTCAGAAATTTACCGAAGGTATCAGTGTGCGCAACCATGCGATTCAGGCAATTCTGCAAACTCTGACCGATAAATACCAATTGGAAAAGAACCATTCCGAACGGGTTCGCTACTATGCCCGTCAGATTGGTGAGGCGATGAATTTACCGGCGGATCAGCTGAAAGAACTGGAAATGGCGGGGATGTATCATGATATCGGCAAGATGTCAATCCCGGATGCCATTCTGCAGAAACCGGGGAAATTGAGCGCGGAAGAATACGATCTGATCAAAAATCACACCCAAGTTGGTTATCAAATCCTGCGGGCGGCCGATGAGTATTCCGATTTGGCGATCCACGCCTTGCAGCATCACGAACATTGGGACGGCAAAGGTTACCCGAGCGGTTTAAAAGGCAATCAGATTTTGCTGATTTCCCGCATCATCAGTGTCGCCGATGCCTTTGAAGCAATGACGGCGGAGCGGCCCTACAAGAAATCGATGACGCTGGAAGAAGCAAAAACGGAACTGCTGCGTGTTGCCGGTACGCAGTTTGATCCGGACATCGTCAAGATCTTTATTGACCAAGTTTTGCAGCGGCAGCCCGCAGGATAA